The nucleotide sequence CGCCGGCGCCATCGCCCACGCTGCTGGTCCACAGCTTGGTGACCTGCACCGTCGGCTTGAAATCCTTGGCCAGCGGCGTCGGCGGCTGGACGTTTTCCTTCTTGAAGGAGTGGCAGCCGGCGAGCACGACCAGCGAGGTCAACGCCACCATCCACACGCGCTTCATCGCACCGTGCTTCTTCACTTCAGGTTTCATGCACCCTGCTTCCCGGCCACGGCCAGATCATCGATTTTCATCTGCACGCTCTGAGGCGCGTTCTCGCCCAGCGCCGCCTTGGCGGCTTCGTATGCCTTGCGGGCATCGTCCGGACGCCCAAGCTTGACCAGCACATCGCCGCGTAGTTCCTGCCCGACGCCTTCATAGCTCTTGGCGGGCATGCGATCGAGGGCCGCCAGCGCATCGGCGCCCTTGCCCTGTGCCAGCAGCACCCGGGCGGTGCGCAACTGCATGAGGGCCTTCAGGTTGGCGTCACCGGCATGGCTCTCGGCCCAGCTGAGCGATTCGAGTGCCTTGTCGAGCTGCTTGGCCTGAACCTGGCGCTGCGCGCGGTCGCCCGCGGCGAACGTGGCATAGGACGTATCGGTGTAGTCCTTGAGCAACTGCTCGGTCAGCGAGTCGGCGCTATCGGACTTGCCGGCAGCCGCGGCATCCTGCACCTGCTGATAGAGATTGGCGGCTTCCGACTGATGGTCGGCCTTGTGCTTGTTCCACTGCTGCCAGCCGAAGATGCCGACGAGACCGATGGCAATGCCGACGACGATG is from Dyella jiangningensis and encodes:
- a CDS encoding YfgM family protein; this translates as MAFEEYDEFEQSERVQQWLRQNGLSIVVGIAIGLVGIFGWQQWNKHKADHQSEAANLYQQVQDAAAAGKSDSADSLTEQLLKDYTDTSYATFAAGDRAQRQVQAKQLDKALESLSWAESHAGDANLKALMQLRTARVLLAQGKGADALAALDRMPAKSYEGVGQELRGDVLVKLGRPDDARKAYEAAKAALGENAPQSVQMKIDDLAVAGKQGA